In Streptomyces canus, one DNA window encodes the following:
- a CDS encoding ATP-binding SpoIIE family protein phosphatase: MRQTARGPALDAGYEPQAPAPADEGFLRCVRRVAEERAPMRYECLAPEPVCAPGAAAPRGSAHHRAWVIELWPVRDPATGEVVGVGTAAFDSSDQHAARQRLALLQEAGSCIGTTLNVTRTAQELADLAVPRLADFVSVDLLDSVLRGDEPVPGPVDAAVVLRRVAHQSAAEGEGVPEAAVDLGGMDTYPPFSPPARCLADGKPVLSGAGDPDFAAWIAGHEMRTARVAEYGFHSVMATPLRARGITLGVAVFTRSSGSPAFEPDDLILAEELAGRAAVGVDNARRYTRERTNALTLQRSLLPRDLPKQAAVEVAYRYLPAGTGAGVGGDWFDVVPLSGTRVALVVGDVVGHGIHASATMGRLRIAVRTLADVDLPPDELLTHLDDLVTHLSTDEEDLAPDEPYVVSGEIGATCLYAVYDPVSRVCTFASAGHVPPVVLLPDGTARVVELTPGPLLGVGGLPFECTELELPEGSLLAFCTDGLVEARDRDVGLGLDRLCESLAGPVASLEATCDTILKALLPKSSSDDVALLLARTRALHADQVAAWSLPSDPAIVADARAQVTRQLTAWGLEEAAFVTELVVSELVTNAIRYGAVPIGLRLIRDRTLICEVSDASNTAPHLRRARTYDEGGRGLHMVAQLTQGWGTRQTPVGKTIWAEQSLPAG; the protein is encoded by the coding sequence ATGCGCCAAACCGCACGCGGGCCGGCCCTCGACGCCGGATACGAGCCGCAGGCGCCCGCCCCCGCCGACGAAGGCTTCCTCCGGTGTGTCCGCCGGGTCGCCGAGGAACGCGCCCCGATGCGCTACGAGTGTCTGGCCCCGGAGCCGGTCTGCGCCCCCGGCGCCGCCGCTCCCCGCGGCTCCGCCCACCACCGCGCCTGGGTCATCGAGCTCTGGCCCGTCCGCGACCCCGCGACCGGTGAGGTCGTCGGCGTGGGCACCGCCGCGTTCGACAGCAGCGACCAGCACGCGGCCCGGCAACGGCTCGCTCTGCTGCAGGAGGCCGGCAGCTGCATCGGCACCACCCTGAACGTGACCCGCACCGCCCAGGAGCTCGCCGATCTCGCCGTCCCGCGCCTCGCCGACTTCGTCAGTGTGGACCTCCTGGACTCCGTGCTGCGCGGGGACGAACCCGTGCCGGGACCGGTCGACGCGGCCGTGGTGCTCCGCAGGGTCGCCCACCAGTCCGCCGCCGAGGGGGAGGGCGTCCCCGAGGCGGCCGTCGACCTCGGCGGGATGGACACCTACCCGCCCTTCTCGCCGCCCGCCCGCTGTCTGGCCGACGGGAAACCCGTGCTCAGCGGCGCGGGCGACCCCGACTTCGCCGCCTGGATCGCCGGTCACGAGATGCGCACCGCCCGCGTGGCGGAGTACGGGTTCCACTCCGTCATGGCCACCCCCCTGCGCGCACGGGGCATCACCCTCGGCGTCGCGGTCTTCACCCGCAGCAGCGGCTCCCCGGCCTTCGAACCGGACGACCTGATCCTCGCCGAGGAACTCGCGGGCCGGGCCGCGGTCGGCGTCGACAACGCCCGCCGCTACACCCGCGAGCGCACCAACGCCCTCACCCTCCAGCGCAGCCTCCTGCCCCGGGACCTGCCCAAACAGGCGGCCGTCGAGGTGGCGTACCGCTATCTGCCCGCCGGCACCGGCGCGGGCGTGGGCGGCGACTGGTTCGACGTCGTGCCCCTGTCCGGCACCCGCGTGGCCCTGGTCGTCGGAGACGTGGTCGGGCACGGCATCCATGCCTCCGCCACCATGGGCCGGCTCCGCATCGCCGTCCGCACCCTCGCCGACGTGGACCTCCCCCCGGACGAACTCCTCACCCACCTGGACGATCTGGTCACCCACCTGTCCACGGACGAGGAGGACCTCGCTCCGGACGAGCCGTACGTCGTCAGCGGCGAGATCGGTGCGACCTGTCTGTACGCCGTCTACGACCCGGTCTCCCGCGTGTGCACCTTCGCCAGCGCAGGTCACGTCCCGCCCGTCGTGCTGCTCCCCGACGGCACGGCCCGGGTGGTGGAGCTGACGCCGGGGCCGTTGCTCGGCGTCGGAGGACTGCCCTTCGAGTGCACCGAACTGGAGCTGCCCGAGGGCAGCCTGCTGGCGTTCTGTACCGACGGCCTGGTCGAGGCGCGCGACCGTGACGTCGGGCTCGGACTCGACCGGCTCTGCGAGTCCCTGGCCGGGCCGGTCGCCTCGCTGGAAGCGACCTGCGACACCATTCTCAAGGCGCTGCTGCCCAAGAGCTCCTCCGACGACGTGGCCCTGCTCCTCGCCCGCACCCGCGCCCTGCACGCCGACCAGGTCGCCGCCTGGTCCCTGCCCTCCGACCCGGCGATCGTGGCCGACGCCCGCGCCCAGGTCACCCGTCAGCTCACCGCGTGGGGACTGGAGGAGGCGGCGTTCGTCACCGAGCTGGTGGTGAGCGAGCTGGTCACCAACGCCATCCGCTACGGCGCCGTTCCGATCGGCCTCCGCCTCATCCGCGACCGGACCCTGATCTGCGAGGTCTCCGACGCCAGCAACACCGCCCCGCATCTGCGCCGCGCCCGCACCTACGACGAGGGCGGCCGAGGGCTGCACATGGTCGCCCAGCTCACCCAGGGCTGGGGCACCCGCCAGACGCCCGTGGGCAAGACCATCTGGGCCGAGCAATCCCTCCCGGCCGGCTGA
- a CDS encoding LacI family DNA-binding transcriptional regulator — MAARPRTDDSGGGTHTLGLLYPPSGRLHDYTTMQLAFVGGVAEAAAQQGYDLLLAPAGSHGDPSFPRMIDDRRVDGVIVMEIRREDDRVERLAEAGFPFVAIGRNHRADAAGWVDLDFAGLAGGCVQHLADLGHRRIAFVNRSEQLFNSGYGFARLGDEGYTQAMKKLLLTPHAYLCGDDLASGEKVVERILSEDPATTSLVTMNEAALEGVYRGLTRHGRSVPRDFSVVGVAASPWAEQVNPPLTAAEIPAKEMSRVAVDLMMRRLRSPDSPPRHVLLKPLITLRGSTGRCQTVPGSEPENELPDFPDIDLDF; from the coding sequence ATGGCGGCGCGACCCAGAACCGACGACTCGGGCGGCGGCACGCACACGCTGGGGCTCCTCTACCCGCCCTCCGGACGCCTCCACGACTACACCACCATGCAGCTCGCCTTCGTGGGCGGGGTGGCCGAGGCCGCCGCCCAACAGGGCTACGACCTGCTGCTCGCCCCCGCCGGCAGCCATGGCGACCCCTCTTTCCCGCGGATGATCGACGACCGGCGGGTGGACGGTGTGATCGTCATGGAGATCCGCCGGGAGGACGATCGCGTCGAGCGCCTGGCCGAGGCGGGTTTCCCCTTCGTGGCCATCGGCCGCAACCACCGGGCCGACGCGGCCGGCTGGGTCGACCTGGACTTCGCCGGACTGGCCGGCGGCTGCGTCCAGCACCTCGCCGACCTCGGCCACCGCAGAATCGCCTTCGTCAACCGGTCCGAGCAACTGTTCAACAGCGGCTACGGCTTCGCGCGGCTCGGGGACGAGGGCTACACCCAGGCGATGAAGAAACTGCTGCTCACCCCGCACGCCTACCTGTGCGGCGACGACCTCGCCTCGGGGGAGAAGGTCGTGGAGCGGATCCTGAGCGAGGACCCGGCGACGACGTCGCTGGTCACCATGAACGAAGCGGCCCTGGAGGGCGTCTACCGCGGACTCACCCGGCACGGCCGCAGCGTGCCGCGCGACTTCTCCGTCGTCGGCGTCGCGGCCAGTCCCTGGGCCGAACAGGTGAACCCGCCCCTCACCGCCGCCGAGATACCCGCCAAGGAGATGAGCCGGGTCGCCGTGGACCTGATGATGCGGCGGCTGCGCTCACCGGACTCGCCGCCCCGGCACGTCCTGCTGAAACCGCTGATCACCCTGCGCGGCAGCACGGGACGCTGCCAGACGGTGCCGGGCTCGGAACCCGAGAATGAACTCCCCGATTTCCCTGATATAGACCTGGATTTCTGA
- a CDS encoding sugar ABC transporter substrate-binding protein, with translation MSYPLDRRGFLRASGATAAAAGLGAGAAMTSCSSDTSGPVTLEWWDYFTLDNFQPGMNRLIKDIEAGVPAVRIERRTFPFAELERQITLGAISGDLPDLAIVDNVAMNTLGSSRLLADLTARVKKWGQADQYYKGPWEGCQVGGKTLGIPNNSNCLALYCNTRMLKSAGVEPPTTWDELASAAQKLTSGDRYGLALSAINTEEGVFQFLPFLWQAGGDLDTFSTYGATALTFLDELIAKGSLSEQCVGWTQQDVNTRFLNQRAAMQINGPWQIPTLKKAAFDWNVVALPRDKEAATCLGGENWVVMANSKHVDKAWEVLEYTQRPSVLVPYLVAFGELPARKDLADRGSWASDPALRLFLSQLPLARPRQYGPHYTEASQAIAEAEQAVLTGSASPSAAARTAAVKIDKALSAQ, from the coding sequence ATGTCGTACCCCCTCGACCGCCGCGGTTTTCTCCGCGCCTCGGGCGCGACAGCGGCCGCTGCCGGCCTCGGCGCAGGTGCGGCCATGACCTCCTGCAGCTCGGACACGTCGGGCCCGGTGACCCTCGAATGGTGGGACTACTTCACCCTGGACAATTTCCAGCCCGGAATGAACCGCCTGATCAAGGACATCGAGGCCGGCGTCCCGGCCGTGCGGATCGAGCGGCGGACCTTCCCGTTCGCGGAGCTGGAACGGCAGATCACCCTGGGCGCGATCTCCGGCGACCTGCCCGACCTCGCCATCGTCGACAACGTCGCCATGAACACCCTCGGGAGCAGCCGTCTGCTGGCCGACCTCACCGCCAGAGTGAAGAAATGGGGCCAGGCCGACCAGTACTACAAGGGCCCCTGGGAGGGCTGCCAGGTGGGCGGAAAGACTCTGGGCATCCCCAACAACAGCAACTGCCTCGCCCTCTACTGCAACACCCGCATGCTCAAGTCCGCCGGCGTCGAACCCCCCACCACCTGGGACGAACTGGCCTCCGCCGCCCAGAAACTCACCAGCGGCGACCGCTACGGCCTGGCGCTGAGCGCGATCAACACCGAGGAAGGTGTCTTCCAGTTCCTGCCGTTCCTGTGGCAGGCGGGTGGCGACCTGGACACCTTCAGCACCTACGGCGCCACCGCGCTCACCTTCCTGGACGAACTGATCGCCAAGGGCTCTCTGTCCGAACAGTGCGTGGGCTGGACCCAGCAGGACGTCAACACCCGCTTCCTCAACCAGCGTGCCGCGATGCAGATCAACGGCCCGTGGCAGATCCCCACCCTGAAGAAGGCCGCCTTCGACTGGAACGTCGTCGCCCTGCCGCGCGACAAGGAGGCCGCCACCTGCCTGGGCGGCGAGAACTGGGTCGTGATGGCGAACAGCAAGCACGTGGACAAGGCGTGGGAGGTCCTGGAGTACACGCAGCGCCCCTCGGTCCTGGTGCCGTACCTGGTGGCCTTCGGTGAACTCCCCGCCCGCAAGGACCTCGCCGACCGCGGCAGCTGGGCCTCGGACCCGGCCCTGCGGCTCTTCCTCAGCCAGCTGCCCCTGGCCCGGCCGCGTCAGTACGGCCCCCACTACACCGAGGCCTCTCAGGCCATCGCGGAGGCGGAGCAGGCCGTGCTCACCGGATCCGCGTCCCCGTCCGCCGCGGCCAGGACCGCGGCCGTGAAGATCGACAAAGCTCTGAGCGCGCAATGA
- a CDS encoding carbohydrate ABC transporter permease, which yields MNQPSARRRRTGYLFCLPGMAFLALFLAYPLLYNVWTSVHDVDLGQLLGGAERFNGLDNYRTVADDPAFWHSVRLSLVFTLGSLLLQFTIGFALALLFARPFPFNGLLRSLLLVAWLLPPVVSGTLFRWMLDAESGAYNALFQAVGLSGLSHDWLTDPSTSMAGVVFANVWVGVPFNMLLLLVGLHTIDPELHEAAAIDGASAGQRFRHITLPLMRPVSVTVLLLGLLYTFKVFDLVFVMTGGGPVDATRVLSLYVYEVFFSFFRFGQGAAAGLLLLVVPLLAGVWYVRRLRREDEAPAGGAV from the coding sequence ATGAACCAGCCCTCCGCGCGCCGCCGCCGCACCGGCTACCTCTTCTGCCTGCCGGGCATGGCCTTCCTCGCCCTTTTCCTGGCCTACCCGCTGCTCTACAACGTGTGGACGTCCGTCCACGACGTCGACCTGGGCCAACTCCTCGGTGGGGCCGAGCGGTTCAACGGACTGGACAACTACCGGACCGTGGCCGACGACCCGGCCTTCTGGCACTCCGTGCGCCTCTCCCTGGTCTTCACCCTCGGCTCGCTGCTGCTCCAGTTCACGATCGGCTTCGCCCTGGCTCTGCTCTTCGCCCGCCCGTTCCCCTTCAACGGCCTGCTGCGCTCCCTCCTGCTGGTCGCCTGGCTGCTGCCGCCGGTGGTCAGCGGCACCCTCTTCCGCTGGATGCTGGACGCGGAGTCCGGCGCCTACAACGCCCTGTTCCAGGCAGTCGGCCTGAGCGGTCTCTCCCACGACTGGCTCACCGACCCGTCCACCTCGATGGCGGGGGTGGTCTTCGCCAACGTCTGGGTCGGCGTGCCCTTCAACATGCTGCTGCTCCTGGTCGGACTGCACACCATCGACCCCGAACTCCACGAGGCCGCCGCCATCGACGGAGCGAGCGCCGGCCAGCGTTTCCGCCACATCACCCTCCCGCTGATGCGGCCCGTCTCGGTGACCGTGCTCCTCCTCGGCCTGCTCTACACCTTCAAGGTCTTCGACCTCGTCTTCGTGATGACCGGCGGCGGCCCCGTCGACGCCACCCGCGTGCTCTCCCTCTACGTCTACGAGGTGTTCTTCTCGTTCTTCCGGTTCGGCCAGGGAGCCGCGGCCGGCCTGCTGCTGCTCGTCGTACCCCTGCTGGCAGGCGTCTGGTACGTACGACGGCTGCGGCGCGAGGACGAGGCGCCGGCGGGAGGTGCCGTATGA
- a CDS encoding carbohydrate ABC transporter permease, with translation MRPPRHPWLWTVIATLITAVFLLPVYWMVKTSLTRPDRILRPDPQWAPSPVTGENYSTALGYEGLTRALFNSLVISCGVVALTLLLGVPLAYALARIRMRGSGTMVLALLVAQLPPAIVLAAPLFILERRAGLTGTYLGLIAADTTLTLPFTVIVLRPVMRSMSPELEEAALVDGCGLPGVLLRVVLPLMVPGVVAAAGLSFLIGWGEFLFGLTLGEGPDVQPVTVLLNAFIGQHGTSWGALMATATLISIPVVCVFAVFQRFIVGGLTAGSVRG, from the coding sequence ATGAGACCACCGCGCCACCCCTGGCTGTGGACCGTGATCGCCACGCTCATCACCGCCGTGTTCCTGCTGCCGGTGTACTGGATGGTGAAGACCAGCCTCACCCGGCCGGACCGCATCCTGAGGCCGGACCCGCAGTGGGCGCCCAGCCCCGTCACCGGCGAGAACTACTCGACGGCCCTGGGCTACGAGGGCCTGACCCGGGCCCTGTTCAACAGTCTGGTCATCTCCTGCGGGGTGGTCGCGCTCACGCTGCTTCTCGGCGTCCCGCTGGCCTACGCCCTCGCCCGCATCCGCATGCGGGGCTCGGGCACGATGGTGCTCGCCCTCCTCGTCGCCCAGCTCCCGCCCGCCATCGTGCTGGCGGCCCCGCTGTTCATCCTCGAACGCCGGGCCGGCCTCACCGGCACGTACCTGGGCCTGATCGCCGCCGACACCACGCTCACGCTGCCCTTCACGGTGATCGTGCTGCGTCCCGTGATGCGCAGCATGTCCCCGGAGCTGGAGGAGGCGGCCCTGGTCGACGGCTGCGGACTCCCCGGTGTGCTGCTGCGGGTCGTCCTGCCGCTCATGGTGCCCGGAGTGGTCGCGGCGGCCGGACTGTCCTTCCTGATCGGCTGGGGCGAGTTCCTGTTCGGGCTGACGCTCGGCGAGGGGCCCGACGTCCAGCCCGTCACCGTCCTGCTCAACGCCTTCATCGGGCAGCACGGGACGTCGTGGGGCGCCCTGATGGCCACCGCCACCCTCATCAGCATCCCGGTGGTCTGCGTCTTCGCCGTCTTCCAACGCTTCATCGTCGGCGGGCTCACCGCGGGCAGCGTGAGGGGCTGA
- a CDS encoding TIM-barrel domain-containing protein: MHPRDRAPWVAPPPPPIPAAPDPLAGASVACADKDGVTLDVRTAAGRTGVLRLRPATGNCLRITLRLDGVPAAPRVSVVTAPTDTRSTVERSPDAVTLHLESLCLKARLTPFTMELTDRQLRQATDVSDPGGRRTVLPLGVTELADGRLAYHDSWFTEPDEHFYGLGERFTGPDLRGQRVDCWIEDAQGSTGTRSYKAIPFLLSSRGYAVLVDTTTAASFDLAHSNTGAWSLTVPDEELDYYLITGTPAECLRTYRDLTGPALLPPDWAFGPWISGGFRPDSADEVRERARRIRELGFPCDVVHIDTYWQRPGCWSDMEWDTEAFPDPRGLMAYLAGQGFHVSLWMNPYISVDSPYFAEADRNGWFLHAPSGTTWTGQVWGGAHPDSAVLDLTHPGAVDWFQERVRQVLATGVSVLKTDFGEAVPAETVAYDGMTGDRLHNLYPLLFNDLVAKVTQEAAGHGLTWGRSTWTGGQRHGAKWTGDPNASWQDLASTLRAGLSLSFSGHPFWSHDIGGFHGTPDPELFVRWAQFGLLSPLSRFHGMTSRLPWDFGEEAYTAVLHAARLRTSLLPYIHRAAADAVRTGEPLARPMALDHPDRPDAHAADLQYLLGPDLLVAPLYAPGGRRQVWFPPGEWLPYAGSGGPLTGPAWRRVRIPLTAAPLWLRAGAHVL, translated from the coding sequence ATGCATCCTCGTGACCGCGCGCCCTGGGTGGCACCGCCGCCACCCCCGATCCCGGCCGCGCCGGATCCCTTGGCCGGTGCTTCCGTCGCCTGTGCGGACAAGGACGGCGTGACCCTCGACGTACGCACCGCGGCCGGACGTACCGGCGTCCTCCGGCTGCGCCCCGCGACGGGCAACTGCCTACGGATCACGCTGCGGCTGGACGGCGTACCGGCCGCGCCGCGGGTGTCCGTCGTCACCGCGCCGACGGACACCCGCAGCACGGTCGAGCGGTCACCGGACGCCGTCACCCTCCACCTGGAGTCGCTGTGTCTCAAAGCCCGTCTGACGCCGTTCACCATGGAATTGACGGACCGTCAGCTGCGACAGGCGACCGACGTGAGCGACCCCGGCGGACGCAGGACCGTCCTGCCCCTCGGCGTCACCGAACTCGCCGACGGCCGGCTGGCCTACCACGACAGCTGGTTCACCGAGCCCGACGAGCACTTCTACGGCCTCGGCGAGCGCTTCACCGGCCCCGATCTGCGAGGCCAACGCGTCGACTGCTGGATCGAGGACGCCCAGGGCTCGACCGGCACCCGCTCCTACAAGGCCATCCCGTTCCTGCTCTCCAGCCGGGGCTACGCCGTCCTCGTGGACACCACCACCGCGGCCTCCTTCGATCTCGCCCACAGCAACACGGGCGCCTGGTCCCTGACCGTCCCCGACGAGGAACTCGACTACTACCTGATCACCGGCACCCCCGCCGAGTGCCTGCGCACCTACCGCGACCTGACCGGCCCCGCCCTGCTGCCCCCGGACTGGGCCTTCGGCCCCTGGATCTCCGGCGGATTCCGCCCGGACAGCGCGGACGAGGTACGCGAGCGAGCCCGTCGTATCCGCGAACTCGGCTTCCCCTGCGACGTGGTGCACATCGACACCTACTGGCAGCGCCCCGGCTGCTGGTCGGACATGGAGTGGGACACCGAGGCGTTCCCGGACCCCCGCGGGCTGATGGCTTACTTGGCGGGACAGGGCTTCCACGTCTCGCTCTGGATGAACCCGTACATCAGCGTCGACAGCCCGTACTTCGCCGAGGCGGACCGCAACGGCTGGTTCCTGCACGCCCCTTCGGGCACTACCTGGACCGGCCAGGTCTGGGGCGGCGCGCATCCGGACTCGGCCGTCCTCGACCTGACCCATCCCGGCGCCGTCGACTGGTTCCAGGAGCGCGTCCGCCAGGTCCTGGCCACCGGAGTCTCGGTCCTGAAGACGGACTTCGGTGAGGCGGTTCCCGCGGAGACGGTGGCGTACGACGGCATGACCGGCGACCGGCTGCACAACCTCTACCCCCTGCTCTTCAACGACCTGGTCGCAAAGGTCACCCAGGAGGCTGCCGGCCACGGCCTGACCTGGGGCCGCTCCACCTGGACCGGCGGCCAGCGGCACGGCGCCAAGTGGACCGGCGACCCCAACGCGAGCTGGCAGGACCTGGCGTCGACCCTGCGCGCGGGCCTCTCGCTCTCCTTCTCCGGTCACCCTTTCTGGAGCCACGACATCGGCGGCTTCCACGGCACACCGGATCCCGAACTCTTCGTCCGCTGGGCGCAGTTCGGCCTGCTGTCACCCCTCAGCCGGTTCCACGGCATGACCTCCCGGCTGCCCTGGGACTTCGGCGAGGAGGCGTACACGGCCGTCCTGCACGCGGCCCGGCTGCGCACGAGCCTGCTGCCGTACATCCACCGCGCCGCCGCCGACGCGGTCCGCACCGGGGAACCGCTCGCCCGTCCCATGGCCCTGGACCACCCCGACCGCCCGGACGCGCACGCGGCCGACCTTCAGTACCTGCTGGGCCCCGACCTGCTGGTCGCCCCCCTGTACGCGCCGGGAGGACGGCGGCAGGTGTGGTTCCCGCCGGGGGAGTGGCTGCCGTACGCGGGCTCCGGAGGGCCGCTCACCGGCCCTGCCTGGCGTCGGGTCCGCATCCCCCTCACCGCCGCCCCGCTCTGGCTACGGGCCGGAGCGCACGTTCTGTGA
- a CDS encoding glutamate-cysteine ligase family protein encodes MGRDVPALVFTREDRRRYRDKMHTCLDVLAQMLRESGFESERPQVGLEIELNLVGEDGLPVMRNTEVLQAIADPAWSSELGRFNLEINIPPRRLLSGGPGSWEQEIRDALNHAEERASAVGAHLIMVGILPTLGEADVGETALSGDPRYRLLNEQIFAARGEDLHIKVEGVDRLMMYADAITPEAACTSTQFHLQVAPKEFADYWNAAQAVAGVQIALAANSPFLFGKELWRETRIPLFEQATDTRPQEIKAQGVRPRVWFGERWITSVFDLFEENVRYFPALLPICDDEDPQEALHSGRVPELGELTLHNGTIYRWNRPIYAVTDSGPHLRIENRVLPAGPTVADIIANGAFYYGLTRALVDEDRPVWTRMSFSVAEENLHTAARDGIDARLYWPGTGEVPVTELVLRRLLPLAHRGLELAGMDAQWREPLLGVIEQRCVTGRNGALWQAETVHHLEKAGVGDRQEALRRMTTTYMDYMHLNAPAHTWPVD; translated from the coding sequence ATGGGACGTGACGTGCCGGCCCTGGTGTTCACGCGGGAGGACCGCCGACGGTACCGGGACAAGATGCACACCTGCCTCGACGTCCTCGCGCAGATGCTGCGCGAGTCCGGCTTCGAGAGCGAGCGGCCGCAGGTCGGGCTGGAGATCGAGCTCAACCTGGTGGGCGAGGACGGTCTCCCGGTGATGCGGAACACCGAGGTGCTCCAGGCGATCGCCGACCCGGCCTGGTCCAGCGAGCTGGGCCGCTTCAACCTGGAGATCAACATTCCGCCGCGCCGGCTCCTGTCCGGCGGGCCCGGCTCCTGGGAGCAGGAGATCCGTGACGCCCTCAACCACGCCGAGGAACGCGCCTCGGCCGTCGGCGCGCATCTGATCATGGTGGGCATCCTGCCGACGCTGGGCGAGGCGGACGTCGGAGAGACCGCCCTGTCGGGCGATCCGCGCTACCGGCTGCTCAACGAGCAGATCTTCGCGGCGCGCGGTGAGGACCTGCACATCAAGGTGGAGGGGGTGGACCGCCTGATGATGTACGCCGACGCCATCACCCCCGAGGCCGCCTGCACCAGCACGCAGTTCCATCTCCAGGTCGCCCCCAAGGAGTTCGCGGACTACTGGAACGCGGCACAGGCCGTCGCGGGCGTGCAGATCGCCCTCGCGGCCAACTCGCCCTTCCTCTTCGGCAAGGAGCTGTGGCGCGAGACCCGCATCCCCCTCTTCGAGCAGGCCACCGACACCCGCCCCCAGGAGATCAAGGCACAAGGCGTACGGCCCCGGGTGTGGTTCGGGGAGCGGTGGATCACCAGCGTCTTCGATCTCTTCGAGGAGAACGTGCGCTATTTCCCCGCGCTCCTGCCGATCTGCGACGACGAGGACCCGCAGGAAGCACTGCACAGCGGCCGGGTTCCGGAACTCGGCGAACTGACCCTGCACAACGGCACGATCTACCGCTGGAACCGCCCGATCTACGCCGTCACCGACAGCGGCCCGCACCTGCGCATCGAAAACCGGGTCCTGCCCGCCGGGCCCACCGTGGCCGACATCATCGCCAACGGTGCCTTCTACTACGGCCTGACGCGCGCCCTGGTCGACGAGGACCGGCCGGTGTGGACACGCATGTCCTTCTCGGTCGCCGAGGAGAACCTGCACACCGCCGCCCGTGACGGCATCGACGCCCGCCTGTACTGGCCGGGAACGGGCGAAGTGCCTGTCACGGAGCTGGTGTTGCGGCGCCTGCTGCCCCTGGCCCACCGGGGCCTGGAGCTGGCCGGCATGGACGCGCAGTGGCGTGAGCCCCTGCTCGGCGTCATCGAGCAGCGCTGCGTCACCGGCCGCAACGGCGCCCTGTGGCAGGCGGAGACGGTCCACCACCTGGAGAAGGCCGGCGTCGGAGACCGTCAGGAGGCGCTGCGGCGGATGACGACGACGTACATGGACTACATGCACCTCAACGCACCGGCGCACACCTGGCCCGTGGACTGA
- a CDS encoding Gfo/Idh/MocA family protein, whose translation MGDAHRIGVVGLGVISRAYLETLVGHRAVRVTAVADLDASRSAAVAAELPGVQALSVEELLSSPDVDTVLNLTVPSAHAEIALGAIGHGKHVYGEKPLAAELTDARAVLEAAAKAAVGVGCAPDTVLGTGVQTARAAVEAGAVGRPLFASAAMVTPGHERWHPHPDFYYTAGGGPLLDMGPYYLSSLVHLLGPVRAVIGASSRLRTERVIGSGPRTGERIPVEVDSHVSGVLEHEGGALTTITTSFDGVATTAAPIEVHGERGTLTVPDPNNFDGEVRLLELGEGEKGWRTLSPSAGYVGAARGVGLLDFVAADGQRAPRASGELALHVLETMTALLRSSAEGRRIELSTSVERPVPVPLTPPQEWR comes from the coding sequence GTGGGCGACGCGCACCGCATCGGCGTCGTAGGTCTCGGCGTCATCTCCCGCGCCTACCTGGAGACACTCGTCGGCCACCGGGCCGTGCGCGTCACCGCGGTCGCCGACCTGGACGCCTCCCGGTCGGCCGCCGTCGCCGCCGAACTGCCCGGAGTGCAGGCGCTGTCCGTCGAGGAACTGCTGAGCAGCCCGGACGTCGACACGGTGCTGAATCTCACCGTCCCCTCGGCGCACGCCGAGATCGCCCTCGGGGCCATCGGGCACGGCAAGCACGTCTACGGTGAGAAACCGCTGGCCGCCGAACTCACCGACGCCCGCGCCGTCCTGGAGGCCGCGGCGAAGGCGGCGGTCGGAGTGGGATGCGCGCCGGACACGGTCCTGGGCACCGGCGTCCAGACGGCACGGGCGGCGGTGGAGGCCGGTGCGGTCGGCCGCCCGCTGTTCGCCTCGGCCGCCATGGTCACCCCCGGCCACGAACGGTGGCATCCCCACCCGGACTTCTACTACACGGCCGGTGGCGGCCCCCTGCTGGACATGGGGCCGTACTACCTGTCCTCCCTGGTGCATCTGCTGGGCCCGGTGCGTGCCGTGATCGGGGCGTCCAGCCGACTCCGCACCGAGCGGGTCATCGGGTCCGGCCCGCGCACCGGCGAGCGGATCCCGGTCGAGGTGGACAGCCATGTCTCCGGGGTCCTCGAACACGAGGGCGGGGCCCTGACGACGATCACGACGAGCTTCGACGGCGTGGCCACGACGGCCGCGCCGATCGAGGTCCACGGCGAGAGGGGCACCCTCACGGTCCCGGATCCGAACAACTTCGACGGCGAGGTACGGCTCCTCGAACTCGGCGAGGGCGAGAAGGGCTGGCGCACGCTGTCGCCGTCCGCGGGCTACGTCGGCGCCGCCCGGGGCGTCGGTCTGCTCGACTTCGTCGCCGCCGACGGACAGCGGGCACCGCGCGCGAGCGGTGAACTCGCCCTGCATGTCCTGGAGACGATGACCGCCCTGCTGCGTTCGTCGGCCGAGGGGCGGCGGATCGAGCTGTCGACGTCGGTGGAGCGACCTGTTCCGGTGCCCCTGACACCTCCACAGGAATGGCGCTGA